The nucleotide sequence ATCATCATTTTCATCGCGTTCATCAACAGCGTTCGTACCGACCCGAACGTATGGCTGACCTGGGCCATGGACGAGATCGGCACCATCGACGACGGTAATACGGTCGCGCTGAGCGACCTGCTGCTGCGGCACCGGATCATTTTGGTGTCGGCGGCGCCGGGCGGCAAGCCTGAAGTCCTGTCCTTGTTCAAAACGCATTACGAGGTGCTCGATTCGTTCGAGCTGAGCCGCACGCAACCGGAAATCATGAGGGATCACCATGTCAAGCGCAGTCATCAAGCAAATTAACGCATTCCTGATGGCAGGCGGGTTCGTGTCGCAGGACGTGCACCCACAATGGTTCGAGATCCTGAGCGATGCGGAAACACTTGAGTCGACGAACCACATCTTTTCCCACTTCAACCGGAAGGTTACGCGGACCTCGAATGGGCGAACCTACTACACGGTGTTCGTCCGAATGGACGAGGACGCGCGCAAGGAAATGGCGGCGGTCGCAACCCGCCACAAAAAGGAGTACCGCCACGTGATCTCGTTCCTACGGCTTACGCTCAATTCGATTTCGGGCGGATCGGTGCCGTGCGGCGGCGCTAAGCTGCGCGAGTCGACGCTGGTCGAAGTTATCGCCAACAACACCAATTTGGCCGACAGCCTGAAATTGTTGTGCGCAATGGTCGCGCCGCAAAGCCGCAGCGACCAGATTCCGTCGATGGTGAAATCGGTCTTGCGTTGGGCGGAGAAATCGGGGCTGATCGACAACATGAACAATGCGTTCGGCGACTGGCGCTTTAACGGCAAAGTCGACTGGGTCAACGACATGAATGCGGCGTTCCGCGACTATATCGAGATCCCGACCGAGGCGGATCGCTCCGAAAACCTTTCTCTCCTCTAAACGATGTCGGATTCCATTGCCTCGATCCTCGCCGTGCTGGAAAACTGCGGTTCTCTCCTAGGCCGGCTGTACGACACCCCCAAGGGGATTTTTCCGCAAGACGGCGACGATGTGCACTTGGCCAAGCTGCGGCGCATCAGCGCGGTTCGCCAAGCACACGACGAATCGTTCCGGCTTGACTCTGGGTTACGCCGCTGGTTCGACAAGGCGCTGAACCGGCGCCGCCAGTTCGGCCCCTCGGTGCACTACGACGATATCCTGACCAACCTGAAAACGGCGGTCGATGATTACCATGACGCGTTGGTGCAGATGAACAGCGCGTTGATTTCGGACCGGCTTAATACGATCTTCGAGCTGTGCGACGACTTCGCGACCGCGATGACGGAAGACCTGGAACAGTTCCGCTTGGTGATCCAGACCAGCGCCGGTTTCAGTGGCAGCACCATCGCCGAGCGCATTCGCTACAACAGCAACCGCCTCAAGCGCGCTCACGAGCTGCAGCGCAACTTGGAAAAGGCGCGCGATGAAGACCTCGTCGAACGCGCCGGTGCCGGCGACGATCTCGCGCATCTGCTGCGCAAGGAATTTTTTAACCGGCACCAGGACCTGCACACGCGCTTGCGCGAAGTCGCAGACGGGCTGTCGCGCAACCTGTTCGAGTTGCGGCGCCTGGACGAGGCCGCGCTGGACCTAATGCGGCTCGACAATTTCCTGTCGCGCAATCCAGATTTCGTGCTGCCGGATCTCGTGCATGTCAGCGAGACGCCCGAATGCTTCCTGCGCGCCGAGGGCATGGAAATGCAGGCGTTTCCCGACCCTTACAATGAATATTACACGGAAGACCTCGCGGCGGATTACCAGCGTATCCGCGACGACCCGCCGCCGGAGGTCAAGGAAGTGCGCAGCAACGCGGTCGAGGACACCGGCCCGCCGCCGGATCGCAAGGTGCCGACCTCATTGTTCTATGTCGCGTTCTTCGACTTCATCGAGCACGTGCTGGAAGAGGGTAGCGCAAGTGCGACCGAATGGATCCGTATGCATCCTGAAAAATTCGGTTTTGGCGAAGCGGTTTGGCTGCACTCAATTGCGCCGCACCATGAAAACGGTACGCTGGGACGCCTGTTGCGCATGCCGGACGATGTCAGTGTGGTCGCCCACCGGCGCGAAAACGGCTTCGAGCTGATCCTGTCCGACTTCGAGTTTTACCTGCCCGAAGCCACCGGCCGCGCTATCGACACGGTCACCGGAGACGTCCATGTCTGACTTGTCGAAGATAGAATTCATGATATTGGTGCGTGCCTACCTGTCCGGCTGTACTGAGCACCCACGCACCGCCACCGCCACCCGGCTGTCGGCGTTGCTGGGCTTTGGACGCATCCGCGGACGCAAATGGATCGTCGAGCAAAGCGACCGCCGGCGCATCCACGATTACCTAGTGAGTTTCGGATTGCGCGATCTGCAAAACCCGGCGATCACGTTCCGCGACATGACCCGCATCGAGACCGCATACCAGATCCCCGAAGAGAAATTCGCTGGTCGCAAACCGCGCGAGGGCAGGGTGCTGGTGCGCTCGGTCGACCGTCATGTCAAACTCAACGGCGCCACCTCCTATCTGTTCGACGACGCGGCAATCGATCTGCCGGCCGCCAACATTCGCTCGATCGATCACGATTGTGTGCTGGGCATCGAGAACTTCGAGGCATTCAATGGCTTCGAAACGCTGGACATTCGCGATTTCCCGTTCCGCGATCCATTGCTGGTATATCGCGGGGACGCCATCAATTTCCCGGATGCGTCAAAGCGCTTGTTCGAAAACGCCATGGTGCCAGTCGTCGCGTTCACCGACATGGATCCGCACGGGCTCAATATCGCCGCCAGCATCCCGAATGTGATTGGCGCGATCTTCCCGGCAGACCTGAAGGGATTAAACCGGGCTAACCTGTTTGCCGACCAGCGCGCCTTCCTAGGGCCGCGCGACAAGTACCCGGTGCCGTGGCATGTGCTGATCGAACACATGGAAGCGGCGCGCAAGTGCATGACGCAGGAACACATGTTTGCGCACCGCATCCCGTTCCAGTTCCTGCCCGTGCAAGAGGATTCCGTCTGCCTGCCAGTGGCCTAATGCACACCGCGTCAACCGGGCAACCCGCAGGAAAAAGCCCCGGCACATTGCTGTCGCCGCGGCTTTTTGCGACATGCCGTCCGGATCGATGTCATGGCCGGGGCCGACGGAGGAGCAACGTCACGCTATTCGCTATCGGCGTCGGCGTCGGCGTCCGACTCTGCAGCGGCGAGCGCAAACCTAGCGATGTACTGGCGGGCGACATTCTCGAAGTACAGTGGCACCGGCAGCGCGGTGCTTTCCAGATAATGCAACGCCATTTCCCGTAGCTCGTGACAAAACAGCGCGATATTGTCTGGCACGTCACCGTTTTGCATCAGGCCAACCACGAACTCGACCGCGTTAGGGCTGGGCCACTGACCAACGAACGCCGGCTTGCTCTTGACAACCTTGTAACCCGGCTGCTTGCTCGCGCGCTGCTCGTTCGTATTGACGGTCTCCCGGTAGCATGACGAGCCGGTCTTAAGCTTGGCCTTGATGCCATGCTGCGACCAGTACGCGATCGGGGCGCTGGAAGGCGCGGCATCCCCGACGCGGAACACGCCCTGCGTTTTCGAAGGCGTCGGCACCACCTGCATCACGTCACCGTCCGGAGCATTACGGAACGTCTTATAGCGGTTTTCGATAATCAGCGGCGCCAGACCCTGCCGCACCCGCACGATGCGGATGCCTTGCCAGACCTCTTCGATGTGCGTCGCATTGGCGATATCAATGCCTTCCCCGGAGATGTTCTGGTCCGTCAGCCAGGACCAGAGACCGGCCGCGTTGGTTGAGTCGATCATCACCAGTGCGTTGTTGTCTTGCGCGTTGCTTTCCTCGATCACGTCGCGTACGAACGCCTGGTACCTCTCGCGATTGACCTTCGCGCGCATATTAGCGTTCGTTTCGTTGGAGAGCCAGCACGGCGTCGCTTTGGCGAGTGTCGCCAAGCCCAGCTGCATGTCCATCCACGGCAGGGAATTTTCGAACTTACCATCGCGGTCATACGCAAACCGCATCTGGCAGTGGCCGGTTTCCAGTGACTGCTTGAATGCCGCGAGCACGAAGCTCGGGTCGGACGCGTTGACCCGTCCCGATTGGCTGCGAATGACGGTAAAGCCGATGATCTCTTTCGGTGGTGTGGTCGCACCAAAATACTTGGTGGCGATGCCGCGGTACGGCAGGACCGCGCCATTGTGCGACAGCAGCAGATCCTTGAGCGCCGACTGCACCCGCTGACTGAAGTCGCCGATCCGGGCCACTCCGTCCTTGAATTGCAGCGGCAGCAGGTATTGCGAACACGCGTGGGCCTGCGTAATGAGCGCATTGCGTGCCGCCGCCTTGTTGACCGGATCATCATGCAATGGCGGCGGCACCTTGTCTTTGTCCCTGCCTTTGCCATTGGCCGGTGCGGCGGCAGTGGCTTTCGGCGGATACCATTCATCCGCCATCACCAGGCAATACACCTGTTTCCCGGACGCCACATATTCGCGCAAGTCCGCGGTCAGGGATTTCCACGAGTCGACGCGTAGTGCGAACCGGTCTTCGTTGCTTTTTAGGTCGTTGCCGGGCAGCCACGATTTGTGACCATGGACGTTCTCCGGCAAGTGAGCGCGGGCGATCTCGAGTGAGGTGCCAAACAGCGTCCGGGCGATGTCTTCCACCAGGTTCACTTCCCCTTTCGTACGTCGCGCCGCATCATAGATCAGCACCAGGACGATGCCGTTTTGCGCGTTGAGGCCGGCGATCGCCTGCGAGTTCACGCGGCACACATCCTCCAGCCGTTGCAGGCCCAGCGCGCGCTCGGTGTGCGGGTCCTTCGCAGGGGGTGTTAGCGACGACTGCTTGGCGGATGGTTTTCCGGTCTGGGGTGTCGGCTTGATAAAGCCGTACCGCGCTTCGAATGCCGGCGGCGTGTCGGCGAATTGTTCAGCCAGCACATCGATCAGTATCGACGCATCCACAGTGCGCCGCTCATCGGCCTCGTCCTCCGGTTTTGCGGCGTCCGCGTCCACATCGGCGATAACCTCGGCGGAAGGCGCTTCCACCTTGTTGGCCTTGGCCGCCTTTATGCTCATCGCCTTGGCTTTGACAAAGCCCTTGAACGGCACCAGTCCAATGTCTTGCAGGATCGTGCTGGCATTCGTCATCGCTTCGACCCAGTCGCGCTCGGGCACGCCGACATCAAGCACATGCTTCTTTTCCGTGATGCCGTTCGAGTACACCAGACGTACAATGGATTTGCCGTCGACGTCATAGTCGCCCGATGCGATCTTGCGCGCGTCGTTCAACCCCAGCGGCAGGTGGTGTGCGGCAGTGATGTAGTCGAACGCGGCATCGGTCTCGACTTTGTATATCCCTTCCTCCTGTGTCTTGCGGTCGGCCTGGAACGTCATCACTCGGTCGGGCATTAGGTCGGAAAATACATGCCCCTTGATTGTGCGGGCGCCAAACTTGCGCTTCAACGCTCCGCCGATCCAGCGGCGGCGGGACACGTCAAACACGATCAACGGTTGCGGCACCGATGGCACCGTTTCGACGTGCAGCGTGATGCAGAAACTGAATTCGCCGCCCTCGACGACGATCGGTGGCGTCAGCAGTGTGGAGCGGTTGCGCACCGGGTCGGTGTCCAATACCCGTCGCAGCGCGCCGGTGCCCGGCAACAGCTCCTTGCCCACCAGCGCGATCGCTGCTTCCTCGACCAGACCGGCATACGAGAACTTCGAATTGTCGCCAACACGCCGACTCGCCGCGGTGTTGGCCTTGTTCGGCTGCCACGGCAGTGTATGCACGGCCAGATCGCGTAAATCATGCGCCTGGCCCGTTTTCACCGTGGCCATGAGCGAGTTTAGCGTGGCCAGCGCCGCGGCATCGCCCTCCGCGAAGTGAAACAGGCGGTCCGCCCACTGCACCAGGCATGACTTAATCAGCTTGTCAAACGATTCGCGCGACCCCATCCGTTCGGAGAGCAGCGCAAAGGGTGCCTGGTCGACCTGCGGGTTCAGGTACGACAAGCCCATTCGCGTGTCGAGACGCAATAGGGCAGGGAGGCGGCAGTGAAATGCGCCACGCAATTCGCCGTACGGGAGTTCAATCTTCTTAATGCGACGTGCGGAGGCGACCTGGGTGCGATATTCCAGCAGCAGCGCCGCGAACGGCTTGGTCCACGCCAGCGACCGGGCATGCAGCACGCGTGTGGGTGCGTCCGGCGCGGGAGCGAACGCCATCGACACCTTACCGAGGTCGGTCGGCTGATCGACCCACATCTGCCTTTCGTCGTCCGGCTTTTCCGGCGCTTCCTCCACCCGGTCGAAGTAATTTTCCACGGCGAATTCCATGCTCATTCGTTCCCCACATCCTGGTCAAAATCAAAATAGTCGGATTCGTCGAAGTCATCGTCTTCGGCGCGCTCCTTCGTTTGCAGGCGCTTGATCGCGCGCATCGGTGTCAGGTAGTCGTGGTACAGCGCCTGGTAAATTTCGCGATGCAGCGAGTTGCCGTGCCGCACGTACTCTTCCAAGATCTCGCGCATCATCACCAGCATGCTGCTTTTTGCATCATCGTCGTCCCCCAGCGCGGAACGCGGCGCCCACGCGGCATCGACAAAATACACCCAAACCTTGCAGCCGCCGCGGGTTCCGCGACCGATGGTCTGGAACAGCGGAACGATCTGATTGGCAACGAATTGGCGGTACATTTTCATCGTCATCCGGCTCGCCATCACCGGGTCGCGCAGCACTTGCCAGACGTCCTTGAACTGCTGGCGACGCGCATCCTCGTAGGCGTCGCTGATATCGTCGATCGACTTGCTGCGGCCAAACTCGATGGTCGAGAACTGCTGCGCCTGCTGGCCGATCAAGCCGAGCAGGAATTGCATGTCGTCGCTCGACGGGTGTGGGCGGGTCAAAAAATACAGGTGCCCGAGCGCAGCTTCGCCGCTGCGGGGGCCATGCGTATGAACGACGTTGACACCGCGTTGCAGCGCGCCGATCGGGAAGATCAGGATGTCGCACTCATCGTCATCGCCGATCGACTCCACCGCGGCGGTGGAAACGTACCGTCCCGAATTGATTTCTTCCTTGGACGCGGCGCTGACGACCGCCTTGGTCCTTTGCCGCAAGTCCGGGAAGTTTTCGTCGATCACTTCCTTCACGAACCGCGCCTGGTCATAACTGTTCACGATCAGCGCCGCCTTGCGCCCAATCCCGCCAACGACGTCGTGCCGGCGCATGTCACGGTAAATCTGGCTGGTGGCCATTTCGCCCTTGAGTAACTTCAGCACCATTTGCTTTAGATTGTCCATGCGGCGATCGCCGGCGCCGGAGAAATTCAGGTATTTCACCCCGAGTACGCCCGGGCGGTCGTCTAGCTGCGGCAAGAACTGCCACTCCGACATCGGCTTGGGTGCGGCTGACTTCTTGCGTTGCAGCACATAATGCGGACCGCAATGGATGTGGAACGACGGGCTGTCTTGGATGAACGAGGTTGCCGACACCAGCAGTACTGCCGGGCCGACACGCTGGCCTTCCGCTTTGAACAGACGATGGAAATTGTGCAGATACAGCCGCGGCGATCCCTTGATGGTTACGTGCTCCATCTGGATCTTGAAATGACTGTCGCGGCCATCGTCGCTCTGATGCATCTGGTATTTCAGTCCGCTTAGGGCGCCGACCAGCGATTCCGGGATATAGCGTTGCAATTCCGGCGACACCATGTTGTCCTTTAGGTCAATCAGGTCCGGGTCCAGCGGCAGGTTCTTGATCGCCGTGACTAGGCGGCGATAGCCGATGATCATCAGTGTAATTGGCGTCAGCAGCATCAGTCCCGCTTCAACCCGCGGCTCGACGAAACTGTCATCGAAACATAGGCGTTTCATAATGCGGGTGATGGCGTCGAGTTCGTCCTGCGTCTTGATCGGCGACGCCGACTGGAAGCGCACCAAGTGCCGACGCAGCTGTGCGGTGATCTTGAGGGTCTCGGCTTCGGTTTTGCCCATCACGCCGGCGATATAGGCCGCACGGCTCCACACGCCGTCGGTCGTTTCGACCCGGTCGGTGAACGCTTCGTAGGTGACTTCGTCCCACAATTCGATGATGGCGTTGCTGCGAAGTACCCGCTCGATCTTTTTCTCGCGCGATTCCACGTCATCCCGGTCGCCTTCGGCGACCGACTTGGTGCGCATCCCGCCAAGAATATCAATGATCATCTTGGCCGAGGTCAGCAACTGGCGATCGAAATACTTGGCAGCCTGGATTTGGTCCGAATTGCGGTTCATGTCGTTGAGGGTGCCGCCGACGATATACGTCAGCTGGCTGACCGCATTGGCGGTTCGGCCGAACGACTGGACATGGCTGTTACCCAGCGTGTGGCTGTCGTGCCCGGTAACCCGATGCTGGATCTTGCTGACCTTCTCCGGCACAAGGCCCGAATTGGTGCCCATGATTTCGAGCTTGTACGCGGCCTGGCTGTCGAGGTCGGCCTGGATTGCATCCGCTTCGTCGAAAATCACGACGTCGAAGGATTTGGCGATGTACTCGAAGTATCGCATGCGCATTTCGCTGGTATAGGCGGGCACACGCGTGTCCATCGACGCAATATGTCCGACCCAGACCAACGCGGTAACACGGTCCCGGGTGGCCTTGCGACGGCCGCACCCGGCAAACAGTGGGCATAGGATCGGTTGCGGATCGCCTTTTTCGCGGACAACCTTGATTTCTTCACAGGGCGCGTGGCCGTATTGCCAGTCGCTGAAGGGACTGCGGCTAAATGCCTGCAGTACGCAGTTTGCCGCAAAGTCTTCGCCGGTCGGCAGCGATCCGCCAAAGCCGCCGTGCCCGTACTGGCTCGCGATGGTTTCCCCATTGCGCTTATAGTGGCGGTAACGGGTGTTGTTGCTTTCGCCCGACAGCAATGCGACCTCGACGTCCTGGACCCGCAGCGATTCCATGTACTGGCTGCTCACCTCGATGGTCGGGAACACCATCATCGTGCGATAGCCATGCCGCGACAACCAAACTGCCAGCACCATCAGCAGCGATGTCTTGCCGACGCCGGGCAACCCCAGCAAGTGGCGGCATTCGCACAGCGTCAGATGATCCGTTTCCTGCAGCGTGTCCACCGCGCATTGCTGGACAACAACCGCGGAAAGGCGGTCGTGCCAGCTGCCGGCTCGCGCCACGTCGCGCTCCTTTTCACGCGCATCCATCTCTTCAGCGATCGTGAGCAGTTCAATGATCGGCACGTCGATCGGGCCGCGAGGATGACGGTCCTGTGCGTGCATGCCCGGCGGCGGCAGCCCAACGTCGATCTGGTGTAGCGGAATCGTGCGCTTGTCGGCGGAGATCGCAATCAGTTCATCATCCGCCGTTGCGGTTGGGATATCATAGACTTCATATGCGGCGGTCGTGCCCAGCACTTCTTCCAGGCGGTTTAGGCGTGGCGTACTAATCAGCGGCCGGCGCTGGAAGGTTTGCGCGTTCGGATCAATCTCGTATTCGCCTTCGGTACGCGCGGAGTGATGATGATTTAGGTAATCGTCGATCGCCGACTTTACGCCGGTCGGCGTGTCGATGCCGAGTTTCATCAGCCGCAGGTTGAACAGCGCCTGCGCCGCCTTACGAATCGCCGGCGCGGTCATCACGCTAGGCATACCGGAATGCAGCATGCGCACATGCGCGAAGCTATTGGTGCCGAGAAAGCGCTCGAGAGCCACGCACAACCAGAGAATGCGCTCGGCATTGGGAATCAGCTTTTTCTCAAAATCACGCATTTTTCATCTCCGGCAGTTTCCGGACTAGGTCCGATACGCTCATGAAGTCGAGCGCGTTGGCGACATGAGTACTGTCTTCCCTGAGCCGCTGCCGCAGGCGGGCGATATAGCCGCCCTTGACGTTGTCCACACAGTGGTCGCTGATCGCGACAATCCGTTTCCGGTAATTGATCAGCCCGCCGATCCCGTTAGTCAGGAAGTGACGCGCCAGCATCTCGGGCGACGCATAGCTCTTGACGTCGATACCGATATCTTCGTCGTTGCCGAAGCTGATGTCAGCAGCATCCGAGAGCGGGTAAAGCACTACGTTCTTGATGCCGAGGCCGACTCCTTCATCGAAAATGCGGATCTCGTCAATGGCCGGTGCCGCCCAGTATTTGAGGATCTGCGGCTTGGCCACTAACAGCCGGGATTCTTTGGGATCGATGATGCGCGGCGCTTGCGCCGGATTGAGGGTCGCGCACTGCACGATCGGGCATTTCGATGCCGGCACCTCCTTTCCGGTCGGTTTCATGAGCGCGCCGCAGTGCGGACACTGGTGCACTTTGCCCTCGATACGCCAGGTCAGCGGAACCGGCTCATAGAAATCGTCGCGGATGGTGTGGATTAGCCGCTGCAGATTGTGTTCGCTCAGGTAGGCACTGATCTCTTCTTCGTTGCCCATCTTGTGCCGGGACGGGAGTTCCCGTAGCGCGGTATACACTTCGTGCTTGCGCAACCCGAACTCAGCTGAGATTGTGCGCAGTCTCTCGAAGAGGATGTGTTGCACGATCTGGTCATTGCCAAACCCGCCGTGGACTTTGGCGATGTCCTGGCATTCCTGCGTGGGGACGTCGAACTCGGCGTCCACCAGCACGCTGTCGGCGTAGTCGAACCGGCCCGCATGGAACGCCTGGACACCCCAGTCGGGATGCGAAAACGGCTTCTTGCAAAGCGCGATGATATTGTGCAGATTCGCGACGGGGCCTTCCTGCTTGCCTTCGATCATGCGAAACAAGCCGATCAATGACTGCGCGGTTTGCATCGCGGCCGGGACCGTGTGGTCCTGGACCACGATGCCGCGGCCGGAACTGACGTTGCGGTAGATGAGCTGGATGCCTTGGGCAAGCAGACAGATCGCGCGATCGCGTTCCGCCGGGTCGACAACGGCAGTGGTGGTGTGGTTGGCTGGGGTAGATGCGGCAGACGAGCGTGTGGCCGCTTTTCTACCCGGTGAGCGTGGGGGCATGGACAACTCCTGTCTGAGGTATCTCAGGCGGTGCGAGGCACGCACATGAGACGGAAATTTGCTGTCAGTCAGCAAACGAGAGGCGATCTTAACACAGCGTTTTGAGTTCGTGAGCGCCGCATCGACCATGGAATGTGACAGCGAAAACCGGAAGCGCGAGCGCAGGGGTCATGCGCTGCGGCCATCAATAATGGCTTGGATAACCTTCAGCCGATCAATGTCGCGCATGCTCATGGTAATGCTCGCGAACCGTGCCGTAATGCACCTCCACACATGAGGAAGTGCCTAGAATGAGCCGTTCAACCTAAACAAGCAGGTAGCCCTTGGCCGTGACTACCGCGTGATTGCTTTCGACAACCGTGGCGCCGGCGCCAGCACGCAGGTCGACGAGCCGGTCAGCACCGCCGACCTGGCCGACGACACCCTGCGCCTGATGGACATTCTCGGCATTCCGGCCGCGCATGTCGTCGGTCGTTCGATGGGCGGGGCGGTGGCGCAGCACATGGCATTAAGGGCGCCGCAGCGCGTGCTGTCACTGGCCTTATGCGCGTCGTTTGCACGGCTGGACCCGCTGGGACGGCGCGTGTTGTCAAATATGCGCGAAGCGCTGGAATGGCGCATGTCATGGGCAGACCATGCGCGTCATTCGGTGCAGAACTTCGTCTCGGCTGGTTTCTTCAACCGCTGCCCGGAACGCGTTGCAAAGATTGAACAGCTAATCGGCGGCGAGACCCGCCTGCCGGCCTGATATATCCGGCAGAACGAGGCATGCCAGTCGCACGACACGTTGCTCGAGTTGGGCCGGATCACACAGCCAGTGCTGGTCATGGCTGGCGACAGCGACCCGATCTGCTCGCTAACCGCTACAGAGATGCTCTCGCAAGGATTGCCGGATGTGAGGACGGAAATTTTCAAGGATGCGAGTCAATTCTTTTTGATGGAGCAGCCGGAAAAATTCATGGACTTGTTGAAAGGATGGTTGCCGAAGCAGGGTGGCGAGAAGTAGCGCCGGCGGTCTAAGTAGTCTGGTCAATCTCTATAGAGCGATTGATTTTTCAATGAACCTGTTACATTTCTGGTTTGCACCTATTAGGTTGCGCTGCTGGCGGTCTGCGGTGTTTTAAGCAGCCACCTTAATGCCTGCGAGCTGCAGGGCAGCCTTTATCGACCGTAACGGCGAAGGATAGGGTCAACAGGACTCCCCCCAGATACCAATGCCTTTGCTTGCGCAGCCTTTTCCAATGTCTGATATTCAACAGGTGCGCTTGGCAGTGCCACCGCCCAGCCGCTCAGCAGCATCCATGCCCTCAGATCTTCGCCGTTTGAGCTGCCACCGGCAATAAGACTGCCATCAGGATTCGTGGCTCGCGGCGTGCAGCAAACAAAATTGCCAGATATTTTGAAGTCCAATGCTATCGCAGTCCTTGGCTCGCAACGTACCGGACGGACGAATGTAAAGCAGCTTTCCGCGGTGGGAGGAGCGTAGGTGCCGTGGAGCTAGATAACGTTGCCGGCGATTCTCAGTTAGCGAAAGCAGTTAAAACTGAAGGCAACCATTCAGCAAGGTTTGGCGCTACATTTATCGTCACGCGACCAATCAGTGGTGACAAATATGTTGCCTGGTAGTGCCTCGGGTTTTAACCGCGCTCGCACCAAATCGATAAACCGCTGGATTGATAATACCGGTTATCAATCGCCTATTTGGTGTGTGCGGTGCAGCATTTACTGAAAAGACGGCGCCTTCTAGGGCAATAAAGCTGCTGCGCGAGCCGTTGCGCGTTCTGCAGACTTTACTGATTTCAAAAACCCTGTGGAGGATAAGCAGTCCACAGGTTGGTGTATTGCAGGCTGTGCTTGGTCTGCTGTGATCGTGGGAGTTTCCATCTGTTGTGGATAGGCGGCGGGGCAGGCCAAACCTAGCGCCCCTTTGTATTTGCGGATGGAATTTAAAGCTTAGACCGGGCTGCTTGCCCGGCGCCGCAGGCCCTGGTACTTTTGCCGCGATCTCGGCAGGCGGCGCGAAGGCATGATTGGGGCACAGCGGTATGCATGGCATCACGACGAAATCATCGCCAGCGCGCCGGCACTCGGCGTCACTTGGATTAAG is from Noviherbaspirillum sp. L7-7A and encodes:
- a CDS encoding RNaseH domain-containing protein; the encoded protein is MSMEFAVENYFDRVEEAPEKPDDERQMWVDQPTDLGKVSMAFAPAPDAPTRVLHARSLAWTKPFAALLLEYRTQVASARRIKKIELPYGELRGAFHCRLPALLRLDTRMGLSYLNPQVDQAPFALLSERMGSRESFDKLIKSCLVQWADRLFHFAEGDAAALATLNSLMATVKTGQAHDLRDLAVHTLPWQPNKANTAASRRVGDNSKFSYAGLVEEAAIALVGKELLPGTGALRRVLDTDPVRNRSTLLTPPIVVEGGEFSFCITLHVETVPSVPQPLIVFDVSRRRWIGGALKRKFGARTIKGHVFSDLMPDRVMTFQADRKTQEEGIYKVETDAAFDYITAAHHLPLGLNDARKIASGDYDVDGKSIVRLVYSNGITEKKHVLDVGVPERDWVEAMTNASTILQDIGLVPFKGFVKAKAMSIKAAKANKVEAPSAEVIADVDADAAKPEDEADERRTVDASILIDVLAEQFADTPPAFEARYGFIKPTPQTGKPSAKQSSLTPPAKDPHTERALGLQRLEDVCRVNSQAIAGLNAQNGIVLVLIYDAARRTKGEVNLVEDIARTLFGTSLEIARAHLPENVHGHKSWLPGNDLKSNEDRFALRVDSWKSLTADLREYVASGKQVYCLVMADEWYPPKATAAAPANGKGRDKDKVPPPLHDDPVNKAAARNALITQAHACSQYLLPLQFKDGVARIGDFSQRVQSALKDLLLSHNGAVLPYRGIATKYFGATTPPKEIIGFTVIRSQSGRVNASDPSFVLAAFKQSLETGHCQMRFAYDRDGKFENSLPWMDMQLGLATLAKATPCWLSNETNANMRAKVNRERYQAFVRDVIEESNAQDNNALVMIDSTNAAGLWSWLTDQNISGEGIDIANATHIEEVWQGIRIVRVRQGLAPLIIENRYKTFRNAPDGDVMQVVPTPSKTQGVFRVGDAAPSSAPIAYWSQHGIKAKLKTGSSCYRETVNTNEQRASKQPGYKVVKSKPAFVGQWPSPNAVEFVVGLMQNGDVPDNIALFCHELREMALHYLESTALPVPLYFENVARQYIARFALAAAESDADADADSE